A window of Haloarcula sp. H-GB4 contains these coding sequences:
- a CDS encoding phosphotransferase family protein has translation MTEHSSDYYQRLVDESALEEFLTREIGPVETFDVTRHEQGHSNETLFVTWGDRELVVRRPPPGQTAETAHDVLREYRVIDALQDTAVPVPPTVTACDDQSVIGSDFYVMARVEGTVIRDDEPARFGNDDARAAVGTELVDTLAAIHEVDTESVGLSDLGRADGYAKRQVARWGKQLAWAFERTAESRTVPELERVGSWLQDECPDDHPETLVHGDYKLDNVMFGPGDDPDLAAVFDWEMATLGDPRADLGWLLSYWRDAKDPEPEIPDLAMEFIEAPGYLTRTDLVDRWEAQTGLTFEHERFYRTLAVYKLAALGEMFYRRYLEGNADDPFYPLMENRVPALADRAIRIIEGDEPL, from the coding sequence ATGACTGAGCACAGCAGCGACTACTACCAGCGGCTGGTCGACGAAAGTGCGCTCGAAGAGTTTCTTACGAGGGAGATAGGGCCGGTCGAGACGTTCGACGTTACGCGCCACGAGCAGGGCCACTCCAACGAGACGTTGTTTGTCACCTGGGGTGACCGTGAGCTGGTCGTCAGGCGGCCCCCGCCGGGCCAGACCGCCGAGACAGCCCACGACGTGTTGCGAGAGTATCGCGTCATCGACGCACTGCAGGACACAGCCGTACCGGTCCCGCCGACGGTGACGGCCTGTGACGATCAGTCGGTCATCGGCAGCGATTTCTACGTCATGGCCCGCGTCGAGGGGACCGTCATCCGAGACGACGAGCCAGCGCGCTTCGGGAACGACGACGCCCGAGCGGCAGTCGGCACCGAGCTGGTCGACACCCTCGCGGCTATCCACGAGGTTGATACCGAATCCGTCGGCCTGTCAGATCTCGGCCGTGCAGACGGGTATGCGAAGCGGCAGGTCGCGCGCTGGGGGAAACAACTGGCCTGGGCGTTCGAGCGGACGGCCGAATCCCGCACTGTCCCTGAACTGGAGCGGGTCGGCTCGTGGCTCCAGGACGAGTGCCCTGACGACCATCCAGAGACGCTGGTTCACGGCGATTACAAGCTCGACAACGTGATGTTCGGCCCCGGTGACGACCCGGACCTCGCCGCCGTCTTCGACTGGGAAATGGCGACGCTGGGCGACCCACGGGCCGATCTCGGCTGGCTGCTCTCGTACTGGCGTGACGCCAAGGACCCCGAGCCGGAGATTCCCGACCTCGCGATGGAGTTCATCGAAGCACCGGGCTACCTGACCCGGACGGACCTGGTCGACCGCTGGGAAGCCCAGACCGGCCTGACGTTCGAACACGAGCGGTTCTATCGGACGCTCGCCGTGTACAAGCTCGCCGCCCTCGGTGAGATGTTCTACCGCCGCTATCTGGAAGGCAACGCTGACGACCCGTTCTATCCATTGATGGAGAACCGTGTCCCGGCGCTGGCCGACCGTGCGATTCGGATTATCGAAGGCGACGAACCGCTCTAG
- a CDS encoding acyl-CoA dehydrogenase family protein yields the protein MIDYLGLEGDLGKEERMVRDTAREFVENEVKPDVGQHWIDGTFPTDLITEMGELGFYAPNLDGYGLPGLSETAYGLLLQELEAGDSGLRSMASVQGALVMYPIHAYGSDAQKEEWLPALGSGERVGCFGLTEPEHGSNPSAMETTAERDADGYVLNGSKTWITNAPISDVAVVWAKVTSADGNPVRGFLVETERDGVTTNKIDEKLSLRASITGEISLQNARVPEENVLPGVEGMKGPLSCLTQARYGIAWGTVGAAMDCFETAHEYATDREQFGKPIAGYQLQQEKLAEMATQISLGQLLAHRLADLKERGDLRPEQVSMAKRNNARMAREQSRVAREMLGGNGITADYSPMRHLTNLETVYTYEGSHDIHSLILGHDLTGIPAFE from the coding sequence ATGATCGATTACCTCGGTCTCGAAGGCGACCTCGGCAAGGAAGAGCGGATGGTCCGTGACACAGCCCGGGAGTTCGTCGAGAACGAAGTCAAGCCGGACGTCGGGCAACACTGGATCGACGGCACGTTCCCGACGGACCTCATCACCGAGATGGGTGAACTCGGATTTTACGCCCCGAATCTTGATGGGTACGGCCTGCCGGGGCTCAGTGAGACGGCGTACGGCCTCCTGTTGCAGGAACTGGAGGCCGGCGACAGCGGCCTGCGTTCGATGGCCAGCGTGCAAGGCGCGCTCGTCATGTACCCGATTCACGCCTACGGTAGCGACGCCCAGAAGGAGGAATGGCTGCCAGCACTCGGCAGTGGCGAGCGGGTGGGCTGTTTCGGTTTGACCGAGCCCGAACACGGCTCGAACCCGTCAGCGATGGAGACGACGGCCGAGCGCGACGCCGACGGCTACGTCCTGAACGGCTCGAAAACGTGGATCACGAACGCGCCAATCAGCGACGTCGCAGTGGTCTGGGCAAAAGTCACATCCGCCGATGGCAACCCTGTGCGGGGCTTCCTCGTCGAAACGGAGCGTGACGGCGTGACGACGAACAAGATAGACGAAAAGCTCTCACTGCGGGCCTCGATTACCGGTGAGATCAGCCTGCAGAACGCCCGCGTCCCCGAGGAGAACGTCCTGCCGGGTGTCGAGGGGATGAAAGGACCGCTGTCCTGTCTCACGCAGGCCCGCTACGGCATCGCCTGGGGGACGGTCGGAGCCGCCATGGACTGTTTCGAGACTGCTCATGAGTACGCCACCGACCGCGAGCAGTTCGGCAAACCGATCGCCGGCTACCAGCTCCAGCAGGAGAAGCTCGCTGAGATGGCGACCCAGATATCGTTAGGCCAGCTGCTCGCCCACCGGCTCGCCGACCTGAAGGAACGCGGCGACCTCCGTCCGGAACAGGTGTCGATGGCAAAACGAAACAACGCGCGGATGGCCCGCGAGCAGTCACGGGTGGCCCGCGAGATGCTTGGCGGCAACGGCATCACGGCCGATTA
- a CDS encoding long-chain-fatty-acid--CoA ligase, which translates to MPGGAPLNLRSFLWRGENVFPDSEIVSRTHQGIHRYTIADYAERVRKLASALEQAGIERGDRVGTFAWNNHWHQEAYYGVACMGAQVHMINLLLPDEHIQHIVADAEDEILIVDPVMLEKLEGAYDEEAFASVEQYIVMGDTVPETSLGPVVDYESFIADGDPDYSFPQLPEDQPAGMCYTSGTTGKPKGVEYTQKMYWTQVMSLMTSQAGIKTDDVELTYVPMFHVSGWCRPFTTIAAGAKTVLPGPNPSAEDLAKLIDEEDVTVSAAVPTVFMDLLEYARDTDVDFSSVRYFTSGGSATPRSLMEDYKQEFDVDLISGYGMTETSPVTHAYEPKPGMTDLPEEELFDLRSHSAGLPIAGLEFKVVNTDGEEVPWDGESLGELWMRGPWVTQEYYNAPDATEQAVTDDGWFKTGDIVRVSPEGYVDVVDRMDDLVKSGGEWIASVEVENAVMGHDEVVEAAVVPVPHERWDERPAAFVVTRDAVSDEAALRQEIKDLVAESYPSWWVPDAIRLVDGIPKGATGKFSKQTLRDEYVDESVIETVAENAPAT; encoded by the coding sequence ATGCCAGGTGGTGCACCACTCAACCTCCGGTCATTCCTGTGGCGTGGCGAGAACGTGTTCCCCGACAGCGAGATCGTCTCGCGGACACATCAGGGGATTCACCGGTACACGATAGCGGACTACGCCGAACGCGTACGGAAGCTAGCCTCTGCCCTCGAACAGGCGGGCATCGAACGCGGCGACAGAGTCGGGACGTTCGCCTGGAACAATCACTGGCACCAGGAAGCCTACTACGGGGTCGCCTGCATGGGCGCACAGGTCCACATGATTAACCTCCTCCTGCCCGACGAGCACATCCAACACATCGTAGCCGACGCCGAGGACGAAATCCTCATCGTCGACCCCGTCATGCTAGAAAAGCTCGAAGGTGCCTACGACGAGGAGGCCTTCGCGTCCGTCGAGCAGTACATCGTGATGGGCGACACCGTCCCCGAAACGTCGCTGGGGCCAGTCGTCGATTACGAATCGTTCATCGCCGACGGCGACCCCGATTACTCCTTCCCGCAACTGCCCGAGGACCAGCCGGCGGGGATGTGCTACACGTCCGGGACAACAGGCAAGCCGAAAGGCGTCGAGTACACCCAGAAGATGTACTGGACACAGGTCATGTCGTTGATGACCAGTCAGGCCGGAATCAAGACCGACGACGTGGAGCTAACGTACGTCCCGATGTTCCACGTCAGCGGCTGGTGTCGCCCGTTCACGACTATCGCTGCCGGCGCTAAGACGGTCCTCCCCGGGCCGAATCCATCGGCCGAGGATCTAGCGAAGCTCATTGACGAAGAGGACGTGACCGTCTCCGCAGCGGTCCCGACCGTCTTCATGGACCTGCTGGAGTACGCCCGTGACACCGACGTGGATTTCTCCTCGGTTCGGTACTTCACCAGCGGCGGGTCCGCGACGCCGCGGTCACTGATGGAAGATTACAAGCAGGAGTTCGATGTGGACCTCATCTCCGGCTACGGCATGACCGAGACATCACCAGTCACCCACGCCTACGAGCCCAAGCCCGGAATGACGGACCTGCCGGAGGAGGAACTGTTCGACCTGCGGAGCCACTCCGCGGGGCTCCCGATTGCCGGGCTGGAGTTCAAAGTCGTCAACACCGACGGCGAGGAAGTGCCTTGGGACGGCGAGTCGCTGGGCGAACTCTGGATGCGTGGCCCGTGGGTCACACAGGAGTACTACAACGCTCCCGACGCGACCGAACAGGCCGTCACCGACGACGGTTGGTTCAAAACCGGTGACATTGTCCGGGTGAGCCCGGAGGGGTACGTCGACGTGGTCGACCGGATGGATGACTTGGTTAAGAGCGGCGGCGAGTGGATCGCCAGCGTCGAGGTCGAAAACGCGGTTATGGGTCATGACGAAGTCGTCGAAGCCGCAGTTGTCCCTGTTCCCCACGAGCGGTGGGACGAACGCCCTGCCGCGTTCGTCGTCACACGCGACGCTGTGTCCGATGAAGCCGCGCTCCGTCAGGAAATCAAAGACCTCGTCGCCGAGTCCTATCCGTCGTGGTGGGTCCCCGACGCCATCCGTCTGGTCGATGGGATCCCCAAGGGTGCGACCGGGAAATTCTCCAAGCAGACGCTCCGTGACGAGTACGTTGACGAGTCGGTCATCGAAACCGTCGCCGAGAACGCCCCGGCGACGTAA
- a CDS encoding aldehyde dehydrogenase family protein codes for MSQPDSQTAWDRLYIDGEWRDAGASETIPVTNPATGDEFAAVPAGTEGDVNDAYQAADAAQSDWAALSREERNEYVQAMIGVMQERLDEIIELLATESGSVQAKATAEANFAMADFQSALEMVPPEEEVRDSMYHEDKDHHIVREPAGVVGIISPWNFPLHLTTRALGPALALGNTVVIKPATDTPITGGLLLADIAEEAGLPDGVVNVVTGHGSDIGDRMAGHPTARVMSFTGSTAVGRSVASQAGDALALPALELGGNGPFVVTEDADIEAAAKAGSVGAFGHQGQVCISINRHLVHEDVYDEYVEKLVEHAESLTIGNPLDQDVEFGPIINESQVDQLTTFIEQTVDAGATLETGGEAEDLFLEPTVLSGCTNDMSAACNEHFGPVAPVIPFESDEEAVELANDTEYGLAAGVYSDDIEHGRSIADQIDAGMVHVNDHPIQDEPNAPFGGMKNSGLGRYNGEWIMDELTETKWISVQHEERDYQLL; via the coding sequence ATGTCACAACCAGATAGCCAGACGGCGTGGGACCGACTGTACATCGACGGTGAGTGGAGAGACGCTGGCGCATCTGAGACGATTCCGGTGACTAACCCCGCGACAGGCGATGAGTTCGCGGCGGTACCCGCCGGAACGGAGGGCGATGTCAACGATGCCTATCAGGCAGCCGATGCGGCCCAGTCCGACTGGGCGGCGCTGTCGCGCGAGGAGCGCAACGAGTACGTCCAAGCGATGATCGGGGTGATGCAGGAACGACTCGACGAGATCATCGAACTGCTCGCGACGGAGTCGGGCAGTGTTCAGGCCAAAGCAACTGCTGAGGCCAACTTCGCAATGGCGGACTTCCAGAGCGCACTGGAGATGGTCCCGCCGGAAGAAGAGGTACGTGATTCGATGTATCACGAGGACAAGGACCATCACATCGTCCGCGAGCCCGCTGGCGTCGTCGGGATTATTTCCCCGTGGAACTTCCCGCTGCACCTCACGACACGAGCGCTCGGCCCCGCGCTCGCGCTGGGGAACACTGTCGTCATCAAGCCCGCAACAGACACGCCAATTACCGGCGGCCTCCTGCTTGCCGACATCGCCGAGGAAGCCGGCCTCCCGGACGGCGTCGTCAACGTCGTCACGGGCCACGGCTCCGACATCGGCGACCGGATGGCCGGCCACCCGACCGCCCGCGTGATGTCGTTCACCGGGTCCACGGCAGTCGGCAGGTCCGTGGCCAGTCAGGCCGGAGACGCGCTCGCCCTCCCGGCGCTTGAACTCGGTGGAAACGGACCGTTCGTCGTCACTGAGGACGCCGATATCGAGGCGGCCGCCAAGGCCGGCTCTGTCGGCGCGTTCGGGCATCAGGGACAGGTGTGTATCTCGATTAACCGCCACCTCGTCCACGAGGATGTCTACGATGAGTACGTCGAGAAGCTCGTCGAACACGCGGAGTCGCTGACTATCGGAAACCCACTTGACCAGGATGTGGAGTTCGGTCCGATCATCAACGAGAGCCAGGTCGACCAGCTCACCACGTTCATCGAGCAGACTGTCGATGCCGGCGCGACGCTGGAAACAGGTGGCGAGGCGGAGGACCTGTTCCTCGAGCCGACCGTCCTCTCAGGGTGTACCAACGATATGTCCGCGGCATGCAACGAGCACTTCGGCCCCGTCGCCCCGGTCATTCCCTTCGAGTCCGACGAGGAAGCCGTCGAACTCGCCAACGACACCGAGTACGGCCTCGCTGCGGGCGTGTACAGCGATGATATCGAACACGGCCGGTCCATCGCCGACCAGATCGACGCCGGGATGGTCCACGTCAACGACCATCCGATTCAGGACGAACCCAACGCCCCGTTCGGCGGGATGAAGAACTCCGGCCTCGGCCGGTACAACGGTGAGTGGATCATGGACGAACTGACCGAGACCAAGTGGATCTCCGTCCAGCACGAAGAGCGCGACTACCAGCTGCTCTGA
- a CDS encoding acyl-CoA dehydrogenase family protein, whose translation MISFTDSEAATTLAERARALMDEVVIPRERELAGGTAISDATVRDLRAAAREYDVYAPQIPEEHGGMGYDFRDVLPTFEEAGRSLLGPIAMRVDAPDEGNMHLLEMQGTELQKSEYLDPLVEGEIQSGFAMTEPMQGAGSDPKMIRTTAEKDGDEWVIDGHKWWTTGGVDADILLVFARTDEDVHPYEGCSVFIVPADADGVDIVRNIPHMGSQGDPKGHAEIEFNGVRVPEEHLLGEEGNGFQHVQQRLGPARLTHCMRFSGMAERALSIAKAYTTERQAFGDSVADKQHVRFEIAEQETQIQAARALVRAAADAIAAGKEARVEVSMSKVFAARATQDAIDTAVQFCGGNGIGRDLPLADFYELVRTFRIVDGADEVHLRTIAREAFEDVDSEELEPVRRYRE comes from the coding sequence ATGATATCGTTCACCGATTCCGAGGCCGCGACTACGCTTGCCGAGCGTGCCCGAGCGTTGATGGACGAGGTCGTCATCCCGCGGGAGCGAGAACTCGCGGGCGGGACGGCTATCTCCGATGCAACAGTCCGCGACCTCCGCGCTGCCGCACGGGAGTACGACGTGTACGCCCCACAGATACCCGAGGAACACGGCGGGATGGGCTACGATTTCCGTGACGTGTTGCCGACATTCGAGGAAGCGGGCCGAAGCCTCCTTGGCCCGATTGCGATGCGCGTCGACGCGCCCGACGAGGGGAACATGCACCTGCTGGAGATGCAGGGTACCGAACTCCAGAAATCGGAGTACCTCGACCCGCTCGTCGAAGGCGAGATACAGTCGGGCTTTGCAATGACGGAGCCGATGCAGGGCGCGGGCTCCGACCCGAAAATGATACGCACCACGGCGGAGAAGGACGGCGACGAGTGGGTCATCGACGGCCACAAGTGGTGGACAACCGGTGGCGTTGACGCCGATATTCTGCTCGTCTTCGCTCGGACGGACGAGGACGTACACCCGTATGAGGGGTGTTCAGTGTTCATCGTCCCGGCCGACGCCGACGGCGTGGACATCGTTCGGAACATTCCGCATATGGGCAGCCAGGGCGACCCGAAGGGCCACGCCGAAATCGAGTTCAACGGCGTTCGCGTCCCCGAAGAACACCTGCTGGGCGAGGAAGGCAACGGCTTCCAGCACGTCCAGCAACGGCTCGGCCCGGCGCGGCTCACCCATTGTATGCGCTTCTCGGGGATGGCTGAGCGGGCGCTGTCCATCGCCAAGGCCTACACCACCGAGCGGCAGGCCTTCGGCGACTCCGTGGCCGACAAACAGCACGTCCGGTTTGAAATCGCCGAACAGGAGACACAGATTCAGGCCGCGCGGGCGCTGGTCCGGGCCGCCGCGGACGCCATCGCCGCCGGCAAAGAAGCCCGCGTCGAGGTGTCGATGAGCAAAGTGTTCGCCGCCCGAGCGACGCAGGACGCCATCGACACTGCGGTCCAGTTCTGTGGCGGCAACGGCATCGGCCGGGACCTCCCGCTGGCGGACTTCTATGAACTGGTCAGGACGTTCCGCATCGTCGACGGGGCCGATGAGGTCCATCTTCGGACCATCGCCCGCGAGGCCTTCGAGGACGTGGACAGCGAGGAACTGGAGCCAGTGCGTCGCTACCGCGAGTAG
- a CDS encoding 3-hydroxyacyl-CoA dehydrogenase/enoyl-CoA hydratase family protein — translation MRAEQTEIATVAVLGAGTMGHGIAEVTAIAGYDVVLRDIEADIVEDGYEEIEWSLEKLAEKGRLDEDPDDVAARVATTTDLEAAVSDADLVIEAGPEQLSVKQDIFEAVDAAAPEDALLATNSSSLSITEIAAATERPDSVLGLHFFNPPVKMDLVEVIYGEATTDETAQRGYEFIESLGKTPIYVRKDVRGFVVNSVLGPFMSEPAWMVSAGEATIRQADAAMVHERGYPMGPFELGDLTGIDIGYHVRTEAGTPIPPIMEEKVENENLGRKTGKGYYDYDDGGGPEYVPEDAEGFDHLRVEAVMANEAAKLVGDDVATAEAIDTGMRLGAGFPEGTCRRADDIGLDNILGKLRTLYDKHGDDRYEPAEYLVELVEAGHTGTEAGRGFHEYDTGDGPGDYHTINWELDDDGLLEVELDRPSRMNAISETLADEVVDLLSSVDEDDVRAVVFEGAGDRAFSAGADISGFADRDPAQTSEPTAVFTTVAEYPRPTLARIDGYCLGAGLELALACDLRLATTDSEFGFPEITLGLLPGGGGTQRAIRMLTDARAKELVFRGEHISAERAADWGLINRAVDADEFDDVVEEFVSDLVSGPPIALRKAKRVMNEGADESLDAGLEMESQAFALLLTTDDVAEGTAAFAADREPEFEGE, via the coding sequence ATGCGAGCAGAGCAGACAGAGATAGCGACAGTTGCAGTGCTCGGTGCGGGAACGATGGGCCACGGCATCGCCGAGGTCACGGCAATCGCCGGCTACGACGTCGTGCTGCGTGACATCGAGGCGGACATCGTCGAGGACGGCTACGAGGAAATCGAGTGGTCGCTCGAAAAGCTCGCCGAGAAGGGGCGACTCGACGAGGACCCCGACGACGTGGCGGCGCGGGTCGCGACGACGACCGATCTGGAAGCGGCGGTGAGCGACGCGGATCTGGTCATCGAAGCCGGCCCGGAACAGCTCTCAGTGAAACAGGACATCTTCGAAGCCGTCGACGCCGCAGCGCCCGAAGATGCGCTGCTGGCGACGAACAGCTCCTCGCTGTCCATTACGGAGATCGCCGCAGCGACGGAGCGGCCGGACTCGGTGCTGGGACTTCACTTCTTCAATCCGCCGGTGAAGATGGACCTCGTCGAAGTCATCTACGGCGAGGCAACGACCGACGAGACAGCCCAGCGCGGCTACGAGTTCATCGAATCTCTCGGCAAGACGCCGATCTACGTCCGTAAGGACGTGCGTGGGTTCGTCGTCAACTCTGTCCTCGGACCGTTCATGAGCGAGCCGGCCTGGATGGTCTCGGCGGGCGAGGCGACCATCCGGCAGGCCGACGCCGCGATGGTCCACGAGCGAGGCTACCCGATGGGCCCGTTCGAACTCGGCGACCTGACCGGCATCGACATCGGCTACCACGTCCGGACGGAGGCCGGGACGCCGATTCCGCCGATCATGGAAGAGAAGGTCGAAAACGAAAACCTCGGCCGCAAGACCGGCAAGGGGTACTACGACTATGACGACGGCGGCGGCCCGGAGTACGTCCCGGAGGATGCCGAGGGGTTCGACCATCTCCGCGTCGAAGCGGTGATGGCGAACGAGGCCGCAAAGCTCGTCGGCGACGACGTAGCGACGGCAGAGGCCATCGACACGGGGATGCGACTCGGGGCGGGCTTCCCCGAGGGAACCTGCCGCCGGGCCGATGACATCGGCCTCGACAATATCCTCGGAAAACTCCGAACGCTCTACGACAAACACGGCGACGACCGCTACGAGCCGGCGGAGTACCTTGTTGAGCTCGTAGAAGCCGGCCACACCGGCACGGAAGCGGGCCGGGGCTTCCACGAGTACGACACCGGCGACGGCCCGGGCGACTACCACACGATTAACTGGGAACTCGATGACGATGGCCTGCTAGAAGTGGAACTCGACCGCCCATCGCGAATGAACGCTATCAGCGAAACCCTCGCGGACGAGGTCGTCGACCTGCTTTCGTCGGTTGACGAGGACGATGTCCGGGCCGTCGTGTTCGAAGGGGCCGGCGACCGCGCCTTCTCTGCCGGAGCCGACATCTCCGGCTTTGCGGACCGCGACCCAGCACAGACCTCAGAGCCGACAGCAGTGTTCACGACGGTCGCCGAGTACCCCCGGCCGACACTGGCGCGCATCGACGGCTACTGTCTCGGCGCGGGGCTGGAACTCGCCCTTGCCTGTGACCTCCGGCTAGCGACGACCGACTCGGAGTTTGGCTTCCCCGAAATCACGCTCGGCCTGCTCCCCGGCGGCGGTGGGACACAGCGTGCGATCCGAATGTTGACCGACGCCCGAGCGAAAGAACTCGTGTTCCGCGGCGAGCACATCTCCGCCGAGCGGGCGGCCGACTGGGGACTCATCAACCGGGCCGTCGACGCCGACGAGTTCGATGACGTGGTCGAAGAGTTCGTTTCGGACCTCGTTTCCGGGCCGCCGATTGCTCTGCGGAAGGCCAAGCGTGTGATGAACGAAGGAGCCGACGAGAGCCTCGACGCCGGCCTCGAAATGGAGAGCCAGGCCTTTGCGCTCCTGCTGACGACTGACGACGTAGCGGAAGGGACGGCGGCCTTTGCGGCCGACCGCGAACCGGAGTTCGAGGGAGAGTAG
- a CDS encoding zinc-dependent alcohol dehydrogenase family protein: MRAAVIEEHGEPLTIQDVPYPEPQPDQVVIETEACGVCRSDWHAWQGDWEWFGIQTGPGQILGHEPAGVVADVGADVEQFSEGDRVTVPFHLGDGSCQYCQRGHANICETSMPLGFLDAAPGAFAEAFPVREADFNCVTLPDAVDFTEMAGLGCRFMTAYHALTDRADLRPGDAVAIHGCGGVGLSAVHIADALGAEPIAIDVQDSKLDRAQDLGAAATINAAEVDNVPGEVHAVTDGGADVAIDALGIAETCRNAVGSLDKQGTHVQVGLTTDEEAGEISLPVDTMTLQEIDFHGSYGMPPIRYDELFRLIDAGTLNPSKIVGETLALEDVPATLSSMGEYETVGIPVIDEF; encoded by the coding sequence ATGCGAGCAGCTGTCATTGAGGAGCACGGCGAACCGCTCACGATTCAGGACGTGCCCTATCCGGAGCCCCAGCCGGACCAAGTCGTCATCGAGACCGAAGCCTGCGGGGTCTGCCGGAGCGACTGGCACGCTTGGCAGGGGGACTGGGAATGGTTCGGCATCCAGACCGGTCCCGGGCAGATTCTTGGTCACGAGCCGGCCGGGGTCGTCGCCGACGTGGGTGCGGACGTCGAACAGTTCTCCGAGGGAGATCGCGTCACAGTTCCGTTCCACCTCGGCGACGGGTCGTGTCAGTACTGCCAGCGCGGGCACGCCAACATCTGTGAGACATCGATGCCGCTCGGCTTCCTCGACGCCGCACCGGGGGCGTTTGCCGAGGCGTTCCCTGTTCGCGAAGCTGACTTCAACTGCGTCACGCTGCCGGACGCGGTCGACTTCACCGAGATGGCTGGGCTCGGCTGTCGGTTCATGACGGCGTACCACGCGCTGACTGACCGGGCGGATCTCAGGCCGGGCGACGCCGTCGCGATCCACGGCTGTGGCGGCGTTGGACTCTCGGCAGTCCATATCGCCGATGCGCTGGGGGCCGAACCGATTGCGATCGACGTGCAGGACAGCAAACTCGACCGGGCACAGGACCTCGGCGCGGCGGCGACAATCAACGCTGCCGAGGTGGACAACGTTCCTGGTGAGGTTCATGCAGTCACGGACGGCGGGGCCGATGTGGCTATCGACGCGTTGGGTATCGCGGAGACGTGTCGCAATGCTGTCGGGTCGCTGGACAAGCAGGGCACCCACGTGCAGGTCGGACTCACGACTGACGAAGAGGCCGGGGAAATCTCCCTGCCAGTGGATACGATGACCCTGCAGGAAATCGACTTCCACGGCTCTTACGGGATGCCGCCGATCCGCTACGACGAACTGTTCCGGCTCATCGACGCCGGGACGCTCAACCCCTCAAAGATTGTCGGTGAGACGCTTGCACTCGAAGACGTGCCGGCGACCCTCTCGTCGATGGGCGAGTACGAGACGGTCGGCATCCCCGTTATCGACGAGTTCTGA
- a CDS encoding enoyl-CoA hydratase/isomerase family protein — translation MSESVLLAIDDGIATLTLNEPEMRNALTQPVYDALERHLDTIETASDVRCVVIEGTGESFSAGGDIEGMSERLTNDDPTDDAVSELARRTRDTIARVVALPVPTVAKVDGSAVGAGANLAIACDIQLASESASIGFVFRQVGLSVDAGTSYLLPRVVGTNVAKELVFTGEILDAERATELGLFNHVYDAEAFESEVAATVSRIANGPTIALRHSKRLLQDGLEKSFDRAQRDEATAQGIVFETVDHEEGVEAFLTDRRPEFVGR, via the coding sequence ATGAGCGAATCCGTACTGCTCGCCATCGACGACGGCATCGCCACGCTGACGCTGAATGAACCGGAGATGCGGAACGCGCTCACACAGCCTGTGTACGACGCGCTGGAGCGCCACCTCGACACTATCGAGACAGCGTCCGATGTTCGATGTGTCGTCATCGAGGGCACTGGCGAGTCGTTCTCGGCCGGCGGCGACATCGAGGGGATGAGCGAGCGGCTCACGAACGACGACCCGACCGACGACGCCGTCAGCGAACTGGCCCGGCGGACCCGCGACACCATCGCCAGAGTCGTCGCACTGCCGGTCCCGACCGTCGCGAAGGTCGACGGGTCGGCCGTCGGGGCCGGCGCGAACCTCGCGATCGCCTGTGACATCCAGCTGGCGAGCGAGTCGGCCAGCATCGGCTTCGTGTTCCGGCAGGTCGGCCTCAGCGTCGACGCCGGCACGTCGTATCTGCTCCCACGAGTCGTCGGGACAAACGTCGCAAAGGAACTCGTGTTCACCGGCGAGATTCTGGACGCCGAGCGAGCCACGGAACTGGGCCTGTTTAACCACGTCTACGACGCCGAAGCGTTCGAGTCCGAAGTCGCGGCGACTGTCAGCCGCATTGCCAATGGGCCAACCATTGCCCTCCGGCATTCCAAGCGGCTGCTTCAGGACGGTCTGGAGAAGTCTTTCGACCGCGCCCAGCGCGACGAGGCGACGGCCCAGGGCATCGTCTTCGAGACAGTCGACCACGAGGAGGGTGTCGAGGCGTTCCTGACCGACCGCCGGCCAGAGTTCGTCGGACGGTGA